The following are from one region of the Actinoplanes sp. L3-i22 genome:
- a CDS encoding DNA-directed RNA polymerase subunit beta', translated as MLDVNFFDELRIGLATADDIRQWSHGEVKKPETINYRTLKPEKDGLFCEKIFGPQRDWECYCGKYKRVRFKGIICERCGVEVTRSKVRRERMGHIELAASVTHIWYFKGVPSRLGYLLDLAPKDLEKIIYFASYVITSVDAESRHRDMSTIENEIFAEKRQSENSRDSEIEKRAAKLEQDLAELEAEGAKADVRRKVKEAGEREMRQIRDKAQREIDRLDEVLDTFRKLDSKQLVTDELLYRELRDRFGEYFTGGMGAEAIKALLQNMDLDAEAENLREIIRTGKGQRKIRALKRLKVVAAFLNTRNSPLGMVLDCVPVIPPDLRPMVQLDGGRFATSDLNDLYRRVINRNNRLKRLIDLGAPEIIVNNEKRMLQEAVDALFDNGRRGRPVTGPGNRPLKSLSDMLKGKQGRFRQNLLGKRVDYSGRSVIVVGPRLKLHQCGLPKQMALELFKPFVMKRLVDLNHAQNIKSAKRMVERQRPVVWDVLEEVISEHPVLLNRAPTLHRLGIQAFEPQLVEGKAIQIHPLVCTAFNADFDGDQMAVHVPLSAEAQAEARILMLSSNNILKPADGKPVTMPTQDMIIGLYYLTHQTVGAKGEGRVFSSDAEARMAFDNGELHLQATIKVRLREVIGVDNGPKHDAWVAPEEWVEGEQLLVETTLGRVIFNETLPPGYRFVNYEIRKGQLSAIVNDLAERFPKVALAATLDALKEAGFHWATWSGVTIGMGDVIAPPRKPEILAKYQAEADRIDKQYQRGLMTGEERRGELIEIWTKATNEISKEMETALPQENPLWVMINSGARGNLLQLRQIAAIRGLVANPKGEIIPRPITSSYREGLTVLEYFISTHGARKGLADTALRTADSGYLTRRLVDVSQDVIIREEDCGTERAIPMAVGDREPDGTLVVHTHSETGAHARTIADDISDPNGNLVVARGTDLNSIIVDQLVAAGVENVRVRSVLTCESKLGVCAACYGRSLPTGKSVDIGEAVGIIAAQSIGEPGTQLTMRTFHTGGVAGEDITQGLPRVQEIFEARVPKGKAPIADTPGRIRIEDGERSRKIVVIPDDGSEEIVYDKISKRVKLRAHDGDHVQVGEKLTEGTIDPHELLRIMGPRAVQVHLTSEVQEVYRSQGVLIHDKHIEIIIRQMLKRVTVIDSGATEFLPGLLVDRALFESENRRLVGEGGEPAAGRPVLMGITKASLATDSWLSAASFQETTRVLTDAAINSRSDSLVGLKENVIIGKLIPAGTGISKYRNIRVEPTEEAKAKVYSMTGYPETDYGFGPASGQAVPLDDFDFGSYR; from the coding sequence GTGCTCGACGTCAACTTCTTCGACGAGTTGCGCATCGGCCTGGCTACCGCTGACGACATCCGGCAGTGGTCGCACGGCGAGGTCAAGAAGCCCGAGACGATCAACTACCGCACCCTCAAGCCCGAGAAGGACGGACTCTTCTGCGAGAAGATCTTCGGTCCGCAGCGGGACTGGGAGTGCTACTGCGGTAAGTACAAGCGTGTCCGGTTCAAGGGCATCATCTGTGAGCGCTGCGGCGTCGAGGTGACCCGCTCCAAGGTCCGGCGCGAGCGCATGGGCCACATCGAGCTGGCTGCCTCGGTCACGCACATCTGGTACTTCAAGGGTGTGCCGAGCCGTCTGGGCTACCTGCTCGACCTGGCGCCCAAGGACCTCGAGAAGATCATCTACTTCGCTTCGTACGTGATCACGAGCGTTGACGCCGAGTCGCGTCACCGTGACATGTCGACGATCGAGAACGAGATCTTCGCCGAGAAGCGTCAGTCGGAGAACAGCCGCGACTCGGAGATCGAGAAGCGCGCTGCCAAGCTGGAGCAGGACCTGGCCGAGCTCGAGGCCGAGGGTGCGAAGGCCGACGTGCGCCGCAAGGTCAAGGAAGCCGGCGAGCGCGAGATGCGCCAGATCCGGGACAAGGCACAGCGCGAGATCGACCGGCTGGACGAGGTGCTCGACACCTTCCGGAAGCTCGACTCGAAGCAGCTGGTCACGGACGAGCTGCTCTACCGCGAGCTGCGGGACCGCTTCGGTGAGTACTTCACCGGTGGCATGGGCGCCGAGGCGATCAAGGCGCTGCTGCAGAACATGGACCTGGACGCGGAGGCGGAGAACCTTCGGGAGATCATCCGCACCGGTAAGGGCCAGCGGAAGATCCGGGCGCTCAAGCGGCTGAAGGTCGTCGCGGCGTTCCTGAACACCCGTAACTCGCCGCTCGGCATGGTGCTGGACTGCGTCCCGGTCATCCCGCCGGACCTGCGCCCGATGGTGCAGCTCGACGGTGGCCGGTTCGCGACCTCCGACCTGAATGACCTGTACCGCCGGGTCATCAACCGGAACAACCGGCTCAAGCGACTGATCGACCTCGGTGCTCCCGAGATCATCGTCAACAACGAGAAGCGGATGCTGCAGGAGGCCGTCGACGCGCTGTTCGACAACGGCCGCCGCGGCCGGCCGGTCACCGGTCCGGGTAACCGCCCGCTGAAGTCGCTCTCCGACATGCTCAAGGGCAAGCAGGGCCGGTTCCGTCAGAACCTGCTCGGCAAGCGCGTCGACTACTCCGGCCGTTCGGTCATCGTCGTCGGCCCGCGGCTCAAGCTGCACCAGTGCGGTCTGCCCAAGCAGATGGCGCTGGAGCTGTTCAAGCCGTTCGTGATGAAGCGCCTGGTCGACCTGAACCACGCGCAGAACATCAAGTCCGCCAAGCGGATGGTCGAGCGTCAGCGCCCGGTCGTGTGGGACGTGCTGGAGGAGGTCATCAGCGAGCACCCGGTGCTGCTGAACCGTGCTCCGACCCTGCACCGCCTGGGCATCCAGGCCTTCGAGCCGCAGCTGGTCGAGGGCAAGGCGATCCAGATCCACCCGCTCGTCTGTACCGCGTTCAACGCGGACTTCGACGGTGACCAGATGGCGGTCCACGTGCCGCTGTCCGCCGAGGCGCAGGCCGAGGCCCGGATCCTGATGCTGTCCTCGAACAACATCCTCAAGCCGGCCGACGGCAAGCCGGTGACCATGCCCACCCAGGACATGATCATCGGGCTGTACTACCTGACCCACCAGACGGTCGGCGCCAAGGGCGAGGGCCGGGTGTTCAGCTCGGACGCCGAGGCGCGGATGGCGTTCGACAACGGTGAGCTGCACCTCCAGGCGACCATCAAGGTCCGCCTGCGGGAGGTCATCGGTGTCGACAACGGCCCGAAGCACGACGCGTGGGTGGCTCCGGAGGAGTGGGTCGAGGGTGAGCAGCTGCTCGTCGAGACCACGCTCGGCCGGGTCATCTTCAACGAGACGCTGCCCCCGGGCTACCGCTTCGTGAACTACGAGATCCGCAAGGGTCAGCTGTCGGCGATCGTCAACGACCTCGCCGAGCGCTTCCCCAAGGTCGCGCTGGCCGCGACCCTGGACGCGCTCAAGGAGGCCGGCTTCCACTGGGCCACCTGGTCCGGTGTGACGATCGGTATGGGCGACGTCATCGCCCCGCCGCGCAAGCCGGAGATCCTCGCCAAGTACCAGGCCGAGGCCGACCGGATCGACAAGCAGTACCAGCGTGGTCTGATGACGGGTGAGGAGCGCCGCGGCGAGCTCATCGAGATCTGGACCAAGGCGACCAACGAGATCTCCAAGGAGATGGAGACCGCGCTGCCGCAGGAGAACCCGCTCTGGGTCATGATCAACTCCGGCGCCCGCGGTAACCTCCTCCAGCTCCGGCAGATCGCCGCGATCCGTGGTCTGGTGGCCAACCCCAAGGGCGAGATCATCCCGCGCCCGATCACCTCGTCGTACCGCGAGGGCCTGACCGTGCTGGAGTACTTCATCTCCACCCACGGTGCCCGTAAGGGTCTGGCCGACACCGCGCTGCGTACCGCCGACTCGGGTTACCTGACCCGTCGTCTGGTGGACGTGTCGCAGGACGTGATCATCCGCGAGGAGGACTGCGGCACCGAGCGGGCCATCCCGATGGCGGTCGGCGACCGGGAGCCGGACGGCACCCTGGTCGTGCACACGCACTCGGAGACCGGTGCGCACGCTCGTACCATCGCCGACGACATCTCCGACCCGAACGGCAACCTGGTCGTCGCCCGCGGCACGGACCTCAACTCGATCATCGTCGACCAGCTGGTCGCCGCGGGTGTCGAGAACGTCCGGGTCCGCAGCGTCCTGACCTGTGAGTCGAAGCTCGGCGTCTGCGCGGCCTGCTACGGCCGGTCGCTGCCGACGGGTAAGTCGGTCGACATCGGTGAGGCGGTCGGCATCATCGCCGCCCAGTCCATCGGTGAGCCCGGCACCCAGCTGACGATGCGTACCTTCCACACCGGTGGTGTCGCGGGTGAGGACATCACCCAGGGTCTGCCGCGTGTGCAGGAGATCTTCGAGGCCCGCGTGCCGAAGGGTAAGGCGCCCATCGCCGACACCCCCGGCCGCATCCGCATCGAGGACGGCGAGCGGTCCCGCAAGATCGTCGTGATCCCGGACGACGGCAGCGAGGAGATCGTGTACGACAAGATCTCCAAGCGCGTCAAGCTGCGGGCGCACGACGGCGACCACGTGCAGGTCGGCGAGAAGCTCACCGAGGGCACCATCGACCCGCACGAGCTGCTGCGCATCATGGGCCCGCGCGCGGTCCAGGTCCACCTGACCAGTGAGGTCCAGGAGGTCTACCGCTCGCAGGGTGTGCTCATCCACGACAAGCACATCGAGATCATCATCCGCCAGATGCTCAAGCGGGTGACGGTCATCGACTCCGGCGCGACCGAGTTCCTGCCCGGCCTGCTGGTCGACCGGGCGCTCTTCGAGTCGGAGAACCGCCGGCTCGTGGGCGAGGGCGGCGAGCCCGCCGCCGGTCGTCCGGTGCTGATGGGTATCACCAAGGCCTCGCTGGCGACCGACTCCTGGCTCTCGGCGGCCTCCTTCCAGGAGACCACCCGGGTGCTCACCGACGCTGCGATCAACTCGCGCAGCGACTCGCTGGTGGGCCTCAAGGAGAACGTCATCATCGGCAAGCTCATCCCGGCCGGTACCGGTATCTCCAAGTACCGGAACATCCGGGTCGAGCCGACCGAGGAGGCGAAGGCCAAGGTGTACTCGATGACCGGGTACCCGGAGACCGACTACGGTTTCGGGCCGGCCAGTGGCCAGGCTGTTCCGCTGGACGACTTCGATTTCGGGTCGTACCGCTGA
- the rpsL gene encoding 30S ribosomal protein S12: MPTIQQLVRKGRQAKTTKTKTPALKGSPQRRGVCTRVYTTTPKKPNSALRKVARVKLSSQIEVTAYIPGVGHNLQEHSIVLVRGGRVKDLPGVRYKIVRGSLDTQGVRNRKQARSRYGAKKEKS, translated from the coding sequence GTGCCCACGATCCAGCAGCTGGTCCGCAAGGGCCGCCAGGCGAAGACGACCAAGACGAAGACGCCGGCACTGAAGGGAAGCCCTCAGCGGCGCGGCGTGTGTACCCGCGTGTACACCACCACCCCCAAGAAGCCGAACTCTGCGCTGCGCAAGGTCGCTCGCGTGAAGCTGAGCAGCCAGATCGAGGTCACGGCGTACATCCCGGGTGTCGGTCACAACCTCCAGGAGCACTCCATCGTGCTCGTGCGCGGCGGCCGTGTGAAGGACCTCCCCGGCGTCCGCTACAAGATCGTCCGCGGTTCGCTGGACACCCAGGGTGTCCGCAACCGCAAGCAGGCCCGCAGCCGTTACGGCGCGAAGAAGGAGAAGAGCTGA
- the rpsG gene encoding 30S ribosomal protein S7, translating into MPRKGPAPRHPVVADPVYNSPLVTQLVNKILIGGKRSLAERIVYGALEGAREKSGTDPVVILKRAMDNVKPTLEVRSRRVGGATYQVPIEVRTPRQTTLGLRWLVQYSKVRREKTMIERLQNELLDASNGLGAAVKRREDTHKMAESNKAFAHYRW; encoded by the coding sequence ATGCCGCGTAAGGGCCCCGCTCCGCGCCACCCGGTGGTCGCTGACCCGGTGTACAACTCGCCGCTGGTGACCCAGCTGGTGAACAAGATCCTGATCGGCGGCAAGCGTTCGCTCGCCGAGCGCATCGTGTACGGCGCCCTCGAGGGTGCCCGCGAGAAGAGCGGCACCGACCCGGTGGTCATCCTCAAGCGCGCGATGGACAATGTGAAGCCGACCCTCGAGGTTCGCAGCCGCCGCGTCGGTGGTGCGACCTACCAGGTTCCGATCGAGGTGCGTACCCCGCGCCAGACGACCCTGGGTCTGCGCTGGCTCGTCCAGTACTCCAAGGTCCGTCGCGAGAAGACCATGATCGAGCGCCTGCAGAACGAGCTGCTCGACGCCAGCAATGGCCTCGGCGCCGCTGTCAAGCGCCGCGAGGACACTCACAAGATGGCGGAGTCCAACAAGGCCTTCGCGCACTACCGCTGGTAA
- the fusA gene encoding elongation factor G has protein sequence MAAADALAKVRNIGIMAHIDAGKTTTTERILFYTGITYKIGEVHEGAAVMDWMEQEQERGITITSAATKCEWKGYTIQIIDTPGHVDFTVEVERSLRVLDGAVAVYDGVAGVEPQTENVWRQADKYNVPRMCFVNKLDRTGADFFRCVQMMIDRLHATPLVLQIPIGLEGDHIGVVDLINMKALTWRGETQKGDDYAIEEIPADLVDSATEWREKLIETLADVDDAVMEKYLEGEEVSIDEIRAAIRRATIASKANPVLCGSAFKNKGVQPMLDAVVDFLPSPLDIPAIEGTAIDGETPILRKPSNTEPFSGLAFKIQTDKHLGKLTYVRVYSGTLDSGSQVVNSTKDRKERIGKIYQMHANKREERATAQAGDIIAVQGLKQTTTGDTLSDPANPVILESMTFPEPVIQVAIEPKTKSDQEKLGTAIQRLAEEDPTFRVFNDEETGQTIIAGMGELHLDILVDRMRREFNVEANIGKPQVAYRETLRGTVEKLSYVHKKQTGGSGQYAKVVVTVEPLPLDADGPTYEFVNAVSGGRIPKEFIPSVDAGAQDSLQYGVLAGYPLVGVKFTLIDGQYHEVDSSEMAFKIAGSMAMKEAARKADPALLEPMMSVEVTTPEDNMGDVIGDLNSRRGLIQSMEERSGARVVKALVPLSEMFGYVGDLRSKTAGRASYSMQFDSYAEVPGNVAKEIIAKATGA, from the coding sequence GTGGCCGCCGCAGACGCGCTCGCCAAGGTTCGCAACATCGGCATCATGGCGCACATCGACGCTGGTAAGACGACGACGACTGAGCGCATCCTGTTCTACACCGGTATCACGTACAAGATCGGTGAGGTCCACGAGGGCGCTGCCGTCATGGACTGGATGGAGCAGGAGCAAGAACGCGGTATCACCATCACCTCCGCCGCCACGAAGTGCGAGTGGAAGGGCTACACGATTCAGATCATCGACACGCCCGGCCACGTCGACTTCACGGTCGAGGTCGAGCGGTCGCTGCGTGTGCTCGACGGCGCGGTCGCGGTGTACGACGGTGTTGCCGGCGTGGAGCCCCAGACCGAGAACGTCTGGCGCCAGGCCGACAAGTACAACGTCCCCCGGATGTGCTTCGTCAACAAGCTCGACCGGACCGGAGCGGACTTCTTCCGCTGCGTGCAGATGATGATCGACCGGCTGCACGCCACGCCGCTCGTCCTGCAGATCCCGATCGGGCTCGAGGGCGACCACATCGGCGTCGTCGACCTGATCAACATGAAGGCGCTCACCTGGCGCGGGGAGACCCAGAAGGGTGACGACTACGCGATCGAGGAGATCCCGGCCGACCTGGTCGACTCCGCGACCGAGTGGCGCGAGAAGCTCATCGAGACCCTGGCCGACGTCGACGACGCGGTCATGGAGAAGTACCTCGAGGGCGAAGAGGTCTCGATCGACGAGATCCGGGCCGCCATCCGGCGGGCCACGATCGCCAGCAAGGCCAACCCGGTCCTGTGCGGCTCGGCGTTCAAGAACAAGGGCGTTCAGCCCATGCTCGACGCCGTCGTCGACTTCCTCCCGTCGCCGCTGGACATCCCGGCGATCGAGGGCACCGCGATCGACGGTGAGACCCCGATCCTGCGCAAGCCGTCGAACACCGAGCCGTTCTCCGGCCTGGCGTTCAAGATTCAGACGGACAAGCACCTCGGCAAGCTCACCTACGTCCGGGTCTACTCCGGCACGCTCGACTCCGGCTCCCAGGTGGTCAACTCCACCAAGGACCGGAAGGAGCGGATCGGCAAGATCTACCAGATGCACGCGAACAAGCGTGAGGAGCGCGCCACCGCGCAGGCCGGCGACATCATCGCCGTCCAGGGTCTGAAGCAGACCACCACCGGTGACACGCTCAGCGACCCGGCGAACCCGGTCATCCTCGAGTCGATGACCTTCCCGGAGCCGGTCATCCAGGTCGCCATCGAGCCGAAGACCAAGTCGGACCAGGAGAAGCTGGGCACCGCGATCCAGCGCCTGGCCGAGGAGGACCCGACCTTCCGCGTCTTCAACGACGAGGAGACCGGTCAGACGATCATCGCCGGCATGGGCGAGCTCCACCTGGACATCCTGGTGGACCGCATGCGCCGCGAGTTCAACGTCGAGGCCAACATCGGTAAGCCGCAGGTGGCGTACCGCGAGACGCTCCGCGGCACCGTGGAGAAGCTCTCGTACGTGCACAAGAAGCAGACCGGTGGTTCGGGCCAGTACGCGAAGGTCGTCGTGACCGTCGAGCCGCTGCCGCTCGACGCGGACGGCCCCACGTACGAGTTCGTCAACGCGGTCTCCGGTGGTCGCATCCCCAAGGAGTTCATCCCCTCGGTGGACGCGGGCGCGCAGGACTCCCTCCAGTACGGCGTCCTCGCCGGCTACCCGCTGGTCGGCGTGAAGTTCACGCTGATCGACGGTCAGTACCACGAGGTCGACTCGTCCGAGATGGCGTTCAAGATCGCCGGCTCCATGGCAATGAAGGAAGCGGCCCGCAAGGCCGATCCCGCGCTGCTTGAGCCGATGATGTCCGTTGAGGTCACCACCCCTGAGGACAACATGGGTGACGTCATCGGCGACCTCAACTCCCGCCGCGGCTTGATCCAGTCGATGGAGGAGCGCTCCGGCGCTCGCGTCGTCAAGGCTCTGGTGCCGCTTTCGGAGATGTTCGGCTACGTCGGCGACCTGCGGTCGAAGACTGCCGGCCGGGCCAGCTACAGCATGCAGTTCGACTCCTACGCCGAGGTTCCTGGGAACGTCGCGAAGGAGATCATCGCCAAGGCCACCGGCGCCTGA
- the tuf gene encoding elongation factor Tu, producing the protein MAKAKFERTKPHVNIGTIGHIDHGKTTLTAAITKVLHDEFPDLNPYTPFDEIDKAPEEKARGITISIAHVEYQTAARHYAHVDCPGHADYIKNMITGAAQMDGAILVVAATDGPMPQTKEHVLLARQVGVPYIVVALNKSDMVEDEELLELVELEVRELLSTYEFPGDDLPVVRVSALKALEGDPEWTAKLLELMSAVDTAIPQPERETEKPFLMPIEDVFTITGRGTVVTGRAERGILKPNEEVEIVGIREKSTKTVCTGIEMFRKLLDEARAGENVGLLLRGIKREDVERGMVVVKPGTSTPHTEFEGQVYILSKEEGGRHTPFFQNYRPQFYFRTTDVTGVVTLPEGTEMVMPGDSTSMDVKLIQPIAMEQGLKFAIREGGRTVGAGTVTKITK; encoded by the coding sequence GTGGCGAAGGCGAAGTTCGAGCGGACTAAGCCGCACGTCAACATCGGCACCATTGGTCACATCGACCACGGTAAGACGACGCTGACTGCGGCCATCACGAAGGTCCTGCACGACGAGTTCCCGGACCTGAACCCGTACACCCCGTTCGACGAGATCGACAAGGCGCCTGAAGAGAAGGCCCGTGGTATCACGATCTCGATCGCGCACGTCGAGTACCAGACCGCGGCGCGGCACTACGCGCACGTGGACTGCCCCGGCCACGCCGACTACATCAAGAACATGATCACCGGTGCCGCGCAGATGGACGGCGCGATCCTGGTCGTGGCCGCCACCGACGGCCCGATGCCGCAGACCAAGGAGCACGTCCTCCTGGCCCGCCAGGTCGGCGTTCCGTACATCGTCGTCGCCCTGAACAAGAGCGACATGGTCGAGGACGAGGAGCTCCTGGAGCTCGTCGAGCTCGAGGTCCGCGAGCTGCTCAGCACCTACGAGTTCCCGGGCGACGACCTGCCGGTCGTTCGCGTGTCGGCGCTCAAGGCGCTCGAGGGCGACCCGGAGTGGACCGCCAAGCTCCTCGAGCTGATGAGCGCGGTCGACACCGCGATCCCGCAGCCCGAGCGTGAGACCGAGAAGCCGTTCCTCATGCCGATCGAGGACGTCTTCACGATCACCGGTCGTGGCACCGTGGTGACCGGTCGGGCCGAGCGCGGCATCCTCAAGCCGAACGAGGAGGTCGAGATCGTCGGTATCCGCGAGAAGTCGACCAAGACCGTTTGCACCGGCATCGAGATGTTCCGCAAGCTGCTCGACGAGGCCCGCGCGGGTGAGAACGTCGGTCTGCTGCTGCGTGGCATCAAGCGCGAGGACGTCGAGCGCGGCATGGTCGTCGTGAAGCCGGGCACCTCGACTCCGCACACGGAGTTCGAGGGCCAGGTCTACATCCTCTCGAAGGAGGAGGGTGGCCGGCACACCCCGTTCTTCCAGAACTACCGGCCGCAGTTCTACTTCCGTACCACGGACGTCACCGGCGTCGTCACGCTGCCCGAGGGCACCGAGATGGTCATGCCGGGCGACTCCACCTCCATGGACGTCAAGCTGATCCAGCCGATCGCCATGGAGCAGGGCCTGAAGTTCGCGATCCGTGAGGGTGGCCGCACCGTCGGCGCCGGAACGGTCACGAAGATCACCAAGTAA
- the rpsJ gene encoding 30S ribosomal protein S10 yields the protein MAGQKIRIRLKAYDHEVVDSSARKIVETVTRTGAQVAGPVPLPTEINRFCVIRSPHKYKDSREHFEMRTHKRLIDIIDPTPKTVDSLMRLDLPAGVDIEIKL from the coding sequence ATGGCGGGACAGAAGATCCGCATCCGGCTCAAGGCCTATGACCACGAGGTCGTCGACTCCTCGGCGCGGAAGATCGTCGAGACGGTGACGCGTACGGGGGCGCAGGTCGCTGGCCCGGTGCCGCTGCCCACGGAGATCAACCGTTTCTGCGTGATCCGTTCGCCGCACAAGTACAAGGACTCGCGCGAGCACTTCGAGATGCGCACGCACAAGCGGCTGATCGACATCATCGACCCGACTCCGAAGACGGTCGACTCGCTCATGCGCCTCGACCTGCCGGCTGGCGTCGACATCGAGATCAAGCTGTAG
- the rplC gene encoding 50S ribosomal protein L3 translates to MDRQVKGILGAKLGMTQVWDNNKVVPVTVVQAGPCVVTQVRTNEKDGYSAVQLAYGAVDPRKVNKPESGHYAKAGVSPRRHLVELRTNDADAYELGQEISLEEFSAGTAIDVTAKTKGKGYAGVMKRHGFHGLRASHGVERKHRSPGSIGACATPGRVFKGVKMAGRMGGKRFTVQNLTVQAVDTERNLILVRGAVPGPKGALILVRTAAKKGGAK, encoded by the coding sequence ATGGACAGGCAAGTAAAGGGGATCCTGGGCGCCAAGCTCGGCATGACCCAGGTCTGGGACAACAACAAGGTCGTCCCGGTAACCGTGGTGCAGGCCGGCCCTTGCGTCGTGACTCAGGTCCGCACGAATGAGAAGGACGGCTACTCCGCTGTCCAGCTGGCCTACGGTGCGGTCGACCCGCGCAAGGTCAACAAGCCCGAGAGCGGCCACTACGCCAAGGCGGGTGTGTCCCCGCGGCGCCACCTGGTGGAGCTCCGGACCAACGACGCCGACGCGTACGAGCTCGGTCAGGAGATCTCCCTCGAGGAGTTCTCGGCCGGTACCGCGATCGACGTGACCGCCAAGACCAAGGGCAAGGGCTACGCCGGCGTCATGAAGCGGCACGGCTTCCACGGTCTTCGCGCCAGCCACGGTGTCGAGCGCAAGCACCGCTCGCCCGGTTCGATCGGCGCCTGCGCGACCCCCGGTCGCGTCTTCAAGGGCGTCAAGATGGCCGGTCGCATGGGCGGCAAGCGCTTTACCGTGCAGAACCTCACGGTTCAGGCGGTCGACACCGAGCGCAACCTGATCCTGGTCCGCGGCGCGGTGCCCGGTCCCAAGGGCGCGCTGATCCTGGTCCGTACCGCGGCCAAGAAGGGCGGTGCCAAGTGA
- the rplD gene encoding 50S ribosomal protein L4 translates to MSSVDIINAEGTKTGTVDLPASVFDAQANIPLMHQVVVAQLAAARQGTAKAKTRGEVSGGGKKPYKQKGTGRARQGSIRAPQFTGGGVVHGPVPRDYSQRTPKKMKAAALRGALSDRARDGRLFVIESFVSGEKPSTKAAITALRKVAETNKVLVVLDSQDELNWISLRNEPTVHLIEAGQLNTYDVLVADEIVFTKVALDEFLGGSEKSEEGDK, encoded by the coding sequence GTGAGTTCGGTCGACATCATCAACGCCGAGGGCACGAAGACCGGCACGGTCGATCTGCCCGCCAGCGTCTTCGACGCCCAGGCGAACATCCCGCTGATGCACCAGGTCGTCGTGGCGCAGCTGGCGGCGGCCCGGCAGGGTACCGCCAAGGCGAAGACCCGCGGCGAGGTGTCCGGTGGCGGCAAGAAGCCGTACAAGCAGAAGGGCACCGGTCGCGCCCGTCAGGGCTCGATCCGCGCGCCTCAGTTCACCGGTGGTGGCGTCGTGCACGGTCCCGTGCCGCGTGACTACAGCCAGCGGACGCCCAAGAAGATGAAGGCCGCCGCTCTGCGTGGCGCCCTCTCCGACCGGGCCCGCGACGGCCGCCTGTTCGTGATCGAGTCCTTCGTCAGCGGCGAGAAGCCGTCGACCAAGGCCGCGATCACCGCGCTGCGCAAGGTCGCGGAGACCAACAAGGTTCTCGTCGTGCTGGACAGCCAGGACGAACTGAACTGGATCTCGCTGCGCAACGAGCCGACCGTGCACCTGATCGAAGCCGGCCAGCTGAACACGTACGACGTGCTGGTGGCCGACGAGATCGTCTTCACCAAGGTCGCGCTGGACGAGTTCCTGGGCGGGTCCGAGAAGTCCGAGGAGGGCGACAAGTGA
- the rplW gene encoding 50S ribosomal protein L23, giving the protein MSTIADPRDIIVAPVVSEKSYSVLDQNWYTFTVHPDANKTQIKIAIQQIFNVRVLTVNTANREGKRKRTKTGFGQRKATKRAMVKLADGDRIEAFGGPVS; this is encoded by the coding sequence GTGAGCACGATCGCCGACCCGCGCGACATCATCGTCGCCCCGGTGGTCTCCGAGAAGAGCTACAGCGTTCTCGACCAGAACTGGTACACGTTCACGGTCCACCCGGACGCGAACAAGACCCAGATCAAGATCGCGATCCAGCAGATCTTCAACGTCCGCGTGCTGACGGTGAACACCGCCAACCGCGAGGGCAAGCGCAAGCGCACCAAGACCGGTTTCGGTCAGCGCAAGGCGACGAAGCGCGCGATGGTCAAGCTGGCTGACGGTGACCGCATCGAGGCCTTCGGCGGCCCGGTCAGCTAA